A single window of Acetohalobium arabaticum DSM 5501 DNA harbors:
- a CDS encoding cyclodeaminase/cyclohydrolase family protein produces MSFADYSIDEFTAELASDAATPGGGSVAGLCGSLSASLIAMVIRLTKENDLDHDTAELEELQIEALELIDEDSESFDQVMAAFKLPKETEEEQEKRSRAIQEAMKEAAITPLETMKLGLELLKIAVKVVREGNANAVSDAGVAGLLALDAVKGGRYNVLINAESLTDEADAGELKDKSEEILAEAEELAAEIERIAEERILG; encoded by the coding sequence ATGAGTTTTGCCGATTATAGTATTGATGAGTTTACAGCAGAGTTAGCCAGTGATGCTGCTACTCCTGGCGGAGGTAGTGTAGCCGGGTTATGCGGCTCACTGAGTGCCAGTTTAATTGCTATGGTGATCAGATTAACTAAAGAAAATGATTTGGATCATGATACTGCAGAATTAGAAGAACTACAGATTGAAGCTTTAGAGCTGATTGATGAAGATTCTGAAAGCTTTGATCAAGTGATGGCTGCCTTTAAGCTTCCTAAAGAGACTGAAGAAGAGCAGGAAAAGCGCAGCAGAGCAATTCAAGAAGCAATGAAGGAGGCAGCAATAACTCCCTTAGAAACGATGAAGCTGGGATTGGAGCTGCTTAAGATTGCTGTAAAAGTAGTTAGAGAAGGCAATGCTAATGCTGTTTCTGATGCAGGAGTAGCAGGTCTGTTGGCCTTGGATGCTGTTAAAGGCGGCCGATATAATGTGTTAATCAATGCTGAATCCTTAACTGATGAAGCTGATGCTGGAGAATTGAAGGATAAGTCAGAAGAGATATTAGCAGAAGCAGAAGAATTAGCAGCTGAGATTGAAAGGATTGCTGAAGAGAGGATTTTGGGCTAA